The following is a genomic window from Deinococcus reticulitermitis.
CACCTTCTCAGCCATGAAAACGCGGGGCCTGAACCTCGAACAGACGCACATGACCCAAGCGGACCGTCTCTCACGACTGTTCGGGCTGCTCAGCCTCGCGCTGGCCTGGATGGTCCGCATTGGGGAATGGCGAGCCGAGCACCATCCCATCCCCAGAAAGAAACATGGTCGCCCGGCCTGGAGCCGGGCGACCTACGGACGTGAACTGCTCTGCACGGCCTTGCGCTGGGGGAAAACCACGTTCTACACGCACCTTGAGCTGCTCAAATCTCCTTTTTCCGCTCCTGGACGGCAGAAAGACCAACCCGTCAGGTACTGAGCGGGGGTCCTAAATCACAATTTGTCTATGCGAGCTCCACAGACCCCATTACGCTAAGAGAGTGTTTCAAAAGTGCCAAGCAAACAGCACAACGGACCAGAACTTGGCCCGCTGTGGTTGATGAGACGACACGTTAAACCTCCTGCGAAAGTGGATGTTCGAGCCACTCTGCCTCTCCGCTTTAGTTGTCTGCGAGGAGGAATCCAGGCGCAGGCTCGAGAGCAAAAAGGACTTTCGCAGGAGGTCTGTTCTGTTATACCACTGACTTGACCGGGAAGAAGTTTAAGCGCATTGAGCCTCCTTGACCTGCTGGCAAGGCAGGCGGCAGCCGCCCCTTCCCGGCAAGCCCGCCGCCCTGCTAGGCTCGGGCGCTGCCATGACCTCCGACGCCTCCGCTCCCGAATCGCCGTCCGCGCCCCTCTATTCCCCGGCGCGGGTGCGCGAACTGCTGACCCGCCACGGCCTGCGGCCCACCAAGAGCCTCGGGCAGAATTTCCTGATCGACGGCAACATCCTGCGCGCGATCGCGCAATCGGGCGGCGCCGAGCCAGGGGTGAGCGTGCTGGAGGTCGGCCCCGGCCTCGGCGTGCTCACGCGCGAGCTCGCGGGGCGCGGCGCGCGGGTCACGGCCCTGGAAAAAGACGAGCGGCTGCGCCCGGTGTTGGAAGAAACGCTCGCGGGGCTGGACGTGCGGGTGGTCTGGGGCGACGCGCTCGACTTCGATTACGCCTCGCTGCCGGCCGGCACGCGGGTGATCGCCAACCTGCCCTACTACATCACCGGGCCGCTGCTCGCGCGCTTCATGGGGGCGCCCGGCATCGTGTCGGCGACGGTGCTGGTGCAGAAGGAGGTCGCCGGGCGCCTCGCCGCGAAGCCGGGGGGAGACGCCTACGGCTTTCTTTCCGCGCTCGCCGCGCTGCACGGCACCGTGACCCACGTGCGCGATGTGCCCAAGGGCGCCTTCCTGCCGGCGCCCGACGTGACGAGCAGCGTGGTGCGGCTCGACTTTGACCGCACGCGCCCGGCGCCCGAGCCGGGGTTCGTGGCTTTTGTCGATCACGCGCTGAGGCACCGGCGCAAGACGCTGCGCAACAACCTGCGGATGATGGGGCACGCGGGGGAGACGGTCGACGCCGCGATTGCCGGGCAGGGGCTGCGGGCCGACGTGCGCGCCGAGGACGTGCCGCTGGAGAACCTGCGGCACTTGGCGCGGGCGCTGGGCGTGGTACGGTAGTCGCGTTCAAACCCCCGGCAACGCGGCCTTGGTCCTTGGCATCCCCTTCTTCTCCCGTCGCCGGGAAGCACCAGACCCGGAGGTCTTTCCTGTGAAGTTCTACGTCATCGGTGACGTGACCGTCGATCACCTCTATCACCTCGAACGTATTCCCGCGCCGGGCAAGGAAGTCACG
Proteins encoded in this region:
- the rsmA gene encoding 16S rRNA (adenine(1518)-N(6)/adenine(1519)-N(6))-dimethyltransferase RsmA, which gives rise to MTSDASAPESPSAPLYSPARVRELLTRHGLRPTKSLGQNFLIDGNILRAIAQSGGAEPGVSVLEVGPGLGVLTRELAGRGARVTALEKDERLRPVLEETLAGLDVRVVWGDALDFDYASLPAGTRVIANLPYYITGPLLARFMGAPGIVSATVLVQKEVAGRLAAKPGGDAYGFLSALAALHGTVTHVRDVPKGAFLPAPDVTSSVVRLDFDRTRPAPEPGFVAFVDHALRHRRKTLRNNLRMMGHAGETVDAAIAGQGLRADVRAEDVPLENLRHLARALGVVR